Proteins encoded in a region of the Streptomyces violaceoruber genome:
- a CDS encoding helix-turn-helix domain-containing protein: MSGTFSADVSGANAFSVFAHEWRSRMGETFALAPFRRTTVSGFSARSRGFRVRDMMFNRFETAAALRTGGRRVGADDHVRLWIVHRGAWRFGEPGGAEHTAPAGRLLVQTGSLSHFSAAPRTVVQVLVLPAAEVRPQRAGPASRPADTAEVRLLTAHATMVGRMLDRLGPAGTDAARSTLAELARAAAGGGLDDVEPLLSPALAQAARDLADRRLTDPALSPSALARELNVSPRTLQRAFAREGRPLSSYIRRRRLEEACRALVAPHRRMTVTEIAARWQFADSGHFARAFRKYYGRTPTDYAVTAARETDAT, encoded by the coding sequence ATGAGCGGTACTTTCTCGGCGGACGTGAGCGGTGCGAACGCCTTCAGCGTCTTCGCACACGAGTGGCGGAGCAGGATGGGCGAGACCTTCGCCCTGGCGCCCTTCCGCCGGACGACCGTGTCCGGGTTCTCGGCGCGCTCCCGCGGGTTCCGGGTGCGGGACATGATGTTCAACCGCTTCGAGACCGCGGCCGCCCTGCGGACGGGGGGCCGACGGGTCGGGGCCGACGATCACGTACGCCTGTGGATCGTCCACCGGGGGGCCTGGCGGTTTGGTGAACCGGGAGGGGCCGAGCACACGGCACCGGCCGGCCGCCTGCTGGTACAGACGGGAAGTCTGTCCCACTTCTCCGCGGCGCCACGCACCGTCGTGCAGGTACTTGTCCTGCCCGCCGCAGAGGTGCGGCCCCAACGGGCCGGGCCGGCCTCCCGTCCGGCCGACACCGCCGAGGTGCGGCTGCTGACGGCGCACGCCACCATGGTGGGCCGGATGCTGGACCGTCTCGGGCCGGCCGGGACCGACGCCGCCCGCAGCACTCTGGCCGAGTTGGCCCGGGCCGCAGCCGGGGGCGGCCTGGACGACGTGGAGCCCTTGTTGTCGCCGGCCCTGGCCCAAGCCGCGCGAGACCTGGCCGACCGCCGGCTCACCGACCCCGCCCTGTCCCCCTCGGCTCTCGCCCGGGAGTTGAACGTCTCCCCGCGTACGCTCCAACGGGCCTTCGCCAGGGAAGGGCGACCGCTGAGCAGCTACATCCGGCGCCGCCGCCTCGAGGAGGCATGCCGCGCGCTCGTCGCACCGCACCGGCGCATGACCGTCACGGAGATAGCCGCCCGCTGGCAGTTCGCCGACAGTGGCCACTTCGCGCGCGCCTTCCGCAAGTACTACGGCCGGACCCCGACCGACTACGCCGTGACCGCTGCTCGTGAAACGGATGCCACATAG
- a CDS encoding SDR family NAD(P)-dependent oxidoreductase: protein MSTLAIVGAGPQLGRAIGRRFAVEGVDVALIARSRTTLQAVADELSDTGVRAEVFPADVTDRPALHAALTAAEERLGPIDILEYSPAPSPADLRRAPLVEATKVTVDSVLAQLDLYLLGGVAAVQHVLPGMLERGTGTILVSSGAGSGPVIAPHVANVQIATGGMRNWILNLHAALSGTGVYAAHVAIAAYIGQGGHDSQPQTIADAYWRLHTGRTEAELVIQDLPDDYLDRGLADKFVEP from the coding sequence TTGAGCACGCTCGCGATCGTGGGCGCAGGTCCTCAACTCGGGCGCGCGATCGGCCGGCGGTTCGCCGTCGAAGGGGTCGACGTGGCGCTGATCGCCCGCAGCCGCACGACGCTGCAGGCAGTGGCCGACGAGTTGTCCGACACGGGCGTGCGGGCCGAGGTCTTCCCCGCCGACGTGACCGACCGTCCCGCTCTGCACGCCGCGCTCACCGCAGCCGAGGAGCGGCTGGGACCGATCGACATCCTCGAGTACTCGCCCGCGCCGTCCCCGGCCGACCTGCGCCGGGCGCCGCTGGTCGAGGCCACGAAGGTCACCGTCGACTCGGTTCTGGCTCAGCTGGACCTCTATCTGCTCGGGGGCGTGGCGGCGGTGCAGCACGTCCTGCCCGGCATGCTGGAACGCGGCACGGGGACGATCCTCGTCAGCAGCGGGGCGGGATCGGGGCCGGTGATCGCCCCGCACGTGGCGAACGTCCAGATCGCCACCGGCGGGATGCGCAACTGGATCCTCAATCTGCACGCGGCGCTCTCCGGCACCGGCGTCTACGCCGCGCACGTGGCGATCGCCGCCTACATCGGCCAAGGGGGCCACGACTCCCAGCCGCAGACGATCGCCGACGCCTACTGGCGGCTGCACACCGGACGCACCGAAGCAGAACTGGTCATCCAGGATCTGCCGGACGACTACCTGGACCGGGGACTGGCCGACAAGTTCGTCGAGCCCTGA
- a CDS encoding IclR family transcriptional regulator has product MSGTPAQVPRSGRPLHGEPVLERAFRVLGAFTEAGEGLALHTLAARAGLPKSTTSRIAAQLTDVGALERLDNGDFVVGLQLLEIASLAPRGHGLRAAALPFMQDLHRVTGQHILLAVREGDEAVLVERLSARGAAAVKYRVGGRLPLIGTGIGIALLAHAPGRIRMEALAGADDAACVRRLLATVRTDGVCAVTVPNPLRSGPTAMSTVAAPILNRRGDALGALSLVAPDEGGPRTAAVTALRRASLAISRAAGP; this is encoded by the coding sequence ATGAGTGGAACACCGGCCCAAGTCCCACGCTCAGGCAGGCCGTTGCACGGTGAGCCGGTCCTGGAGCGGGCCTTCCGGGTCCTGGGTGCCTTCACCGAGGCAGGCGAGGGCCTGGCACTCCACACACTCGCGGCCCGAGCGGGCCTTCCGAAGAGCACCACCTCCCGGATCGCGGCCCAGCTGACGGACGTAGGAGCCCTCGAACGCCTCGACAACGGCGACTTCGTCGTCGGCCTGCAACTGCTCGAGATCGCCTCGCTGGCACCCCGCGGCCACGGACTGCGCGCCGCCGCGCTGCCGTTCATGCAGGACCTGCACCGGGTCACCGGCCAGCACATCCTCCTCGCCGTGCGCGAAGGCGACGAGGCGGTTCTGGTCGAGCGGCTGTCCGCACGGGGCGCGGCGGCGGTCAAGTACCGGGTCGGCGGACGCCTCCCCCTCATCGGGACCGGCATCGGCATCGCCCTGCTGGCGCACGCCCCCGGGCGCATACGGATGGAAGCGCTGGCCGGCGCGGACGACGCGGCCTGCGTCCGCCGGCTCCTGGCCACCGTACGCACGGACGGCGTCTGCGCCGTGACGGTACCCAACCCCCTTCGCTCCGGGCCCACCGCCATGTCGACCGTCGCCGCCCCGATCCTGAACCGCCGCGGCGACGCACTGGGCGCGTTGTCGTTGGTCGCCCCCGATGAGGGCGGGCCCCGTACCGCGGCCGTGACGGCGCTGCGCAGGGCGAGTCTGGCGATCTCCCGGGCCGCGGGGCCGTGA
- a CDS encoding alpha/beta fold hydrolase: protein MVTSPALRDVHVPHAYPEQQVDLGEITMNYAEAGDRGRPAVLLIPEQTGSWWSYEEAMGLLAEHFHVYAVDLRGQGRSSWTPKRYSLDNFGNDLVRFIALVVRRPVVVAGNSSGGVLAAWLSAYSMPGQIRGVLCEDPPFFASELVPAHGHSVRQGAGPVFELFRTYLGDQWSVGDWEGFRRAAGASASPMARSFVADTIPQHLKEYDPEWARAFYEGTVGLNCPHERMLNRVNTPVLLTHHMRGTDPETGNLLGALSDEQAAQARRLLESAGVKVDYESVPDASHMMHQSDPARYAEILTPWAAALAP from the coding sequence ATGGTGACCAGCCCCGCGCTGCGCGACGTCCACGTCCCGCACGCCTACCCCGAACAGCAGGTCGATCTCGGCGAGATCACCATGAACTACGCCGAGGCCGGTGACCGGGGCCGGCCCGCCGTGCTGCTGATCCCCGAGCAGACGGGGTCCTGGTGGTCGTACGAGGAAGCGATGGGCCTCCTCGCGGAGCACTTCCACGTCTACGCCGTCGACCTGCGGGGCCAGGGACGCAGTAGTTGGACCCCGAAGCGGTACAGCCTCGACAACTTCGGCAACGACCTGGTCCGGTTCATCGCCCTGGTGGTGAGGCGGCCCGTCGTCGTCGCGGGCAATTCCTCCGGCGGCGTCCTCGCGGCGTGGCTGTCGGCGTACTCCATGCCCGGTCAGATCCGCGGCGTCCTGTGCGAGGACCCGCCGTTCTTCGCCTCCGAACTCGTCCCCGCACACGGTCACTCGGTCCGGCAGGGGGCGGGCCCGGTGTTCGAGCTGTTCCGCACGTATCTCGGCGACCAGTGGAGCGTGGGTGACTGGGAGGGGTTCCGTCGCGCGGCCGGCGCCTCGGCGTCGCCGATGGCGCGGTCCTTCGTGGCGGACACGATCCCGCAGCACCTGAAGGAGTACGACCCGGAATGGGCCCGGGCCTTCTACGAAGGGACCGTCGGGCTGAACTGCCCCCACGAACGCATGCTGAACCGCGTCAACACGCCGGTGCTCCTCACGCACCACATGCGCGGCACCGACCCGGAGACCGGGAACCTGCTCGGGGCGCTCTCCGACGAACAGGCCGCGCAGGCCAGGCGGTTGTTGGAATCGGCAGGGGTGAAGGTCGACTACGAGTCGGTGCCGGACGCGTCACACATGATGCACCAGTCCGACCCGGCGCGGTACGCCGAGATCCTCACGCCGTGGGCGGCCGCGCTGGCCCCGTGA